Part of the Pangasianodon hypophthalmus isolate fPanHyp1 chromosome 9, fPanHyp1.pri, whole genome shotgun sequence genome is shown below.
aaattcattaTGTTGCCTTATGTTATTTGAGTTTAAATACTGCACAGATTCCtccttaaatttaatttttttttaaatcatgataAATTCTTTCTATTAGATAAAGCCTTTGTCATGCCAAAACAGAGGACAGAGGCTACTTAGCTTTTTGAGATACATTaactgaagtattttattaataatcaatgcaaattttaaataatttaagacCAGATACATTCTAAAATACACAAGCATGGAAATTTAACACATAACACCTTCAAATAAAACGAATCCGCATTACAGGAGGCACACAGCGGAACGAATTTTTTAGATCCTTGTTTTAGTACGACCGCACAGTCTGACGGACCAATACAAATGATGCTACTGCAATCACTACTGTATGTGAGTTTTGGAGTTTAGTGGGCAAATCCCACAGTCCAGGATTCGGTCTCAAATTGTGATCTGATAATAATGTCATGTCCATGTAGATTCATCAACGAATAAAGTGTCTTAAATGTCTTTGATTGACAAcaggctagttagctagctaggtagttAGGTGAACTACGATACAGGAGGTTGCCACGAGCTTGGGAGGATTCTTCAGTTTCTAATCTCGTTTGAAATCCCATGCTGAGTCAGGTCTCTGCGTTGTTTGGAAATTTAGCGAAGAGGAGCAGTGGACCTCTGGCTCGGTTTTGCACAAGCTGTGTAATGGCGAAGAGTAAGTTTGAGTACGTGCGCAGCTTTGAGACTGATGACACGTGTTTACGGAACTGCTACATCGTCGTTCGACTGGATGGCCGCAATTTTCACAAGTAAGTGACGTGACTTTAAACTGGGCTGTTTCCTCAGAACCTGCAAGATGTCAGTGGTTTATTAAGAAGTGAACACATCACTGCTCGCTAATGATGTGTCGTTCGGGAATGAGTCGGCTCATTGAATCGGCTCTTTTAGCTGACCATTGAGAACCGACTCTCATATGTGAGTTGTAGGCAATGCCACTACTCACTCACCCtctattttattaattagaaGCTAAGAATGAACTATTTTAGTCATAGATAAGCAAAGGATAGTGATCACTTGTCAAAATATGGCAAACGTTGTATGTCAAgtggttttattgtcatttcaaccatatacagctagtacagtacacagtgaaatgaaacagtgttcctccaggaccatggtgctccataaaaactactaaaacaggacaataattaagacagtacaataaccactaaaacaggacaataattaagacagtacaataactactaaaacaggacaataattaagacagtacaataaccactaaaacaggacaataattaagacagtacaataaccactaaaacaggacaataattaagacagtacaataaccactaaaacaggacaataattaaacagtacaataactactaaaacaggacaataattaagacagtacaataaccactaaaacaggacaataattaagacagtacaataaccactaaaacaggacaataattaaacagtacaataactactaaaacaggacaataattaagacagtacaataaccactaaaacaggacaataattaagacagtacaataaccactaaaacaggacaataattaaacagtacaataactactaaaacaggacaataattaagacagtacaataactactaaaacagaaCAATAATTAAGACAGTACAATAAGTATCCAAACAGGACaacaggcacagtaagagaccaactagtacacagttctagtatgaaaATGTCggatataacagtagtgcaaaagaataacaatataataaattgctctGAATGTAAACGTAACATACTATGACACAGTATTCAGTAGATACGCTTATACTATATATGgccatagcagttattgggtagcagacaggtagagagtatagtaatgataagaaattatttacaataatttataaatacagtagcagcaaaacAAAGTGTGggtagtaaatacagaaatgtgcaaaaattgcaaagagagtgggatggtgttcagttgagtgtgtgtgcgtgtgtgtgtgtgtgtgtgtgtgtgtgtgtgtgtatcaaaaTACTCAAAATTGTAATATGCTGTTTGGGAGTCGACTCCTATAGTTGAGTTGATCCAAATGATCAGACTCTGTGAAAAGAGTTGAAATTTCCTGCTCCTAAACAGAGCTTTTGTGTCGGGGCTGACAGGAACTGAGATTCTGAATGACCATATTTTTCCATGTAGGCCTACAGTTAGTGACTCTACAGTTTGTTAGAGTGAATAGTTTGTCAGGAGCTttgtgacactgacatggtagctTGTATGTGTTGCTCTGGTACAAATGTATCAGGTGCAGCAGCAGTGGTGAGGTTCTTAATCTGTACACTCACTCACCACTTTATTACACACCCTTATATTATTGTTCTATATTGTACATGTACCTGTAGGCTATAACTCATCCTTTCcattcacagtgtgtgttaatcatcctCTAGCCCAGAGGTTCCCAGTCTAGGGGTTGCGACCCCATGTGCTATAAATATGTTGGGTGTTCAACGGTTGGAGAAAATTTATAATGCCCATTTGGGGTCGTTTAtgcaaaaagtttgggaacctcAACTCTAGCTCTTCATCGTAGTTGCTTTCTGAATTCTGTGTGGTTTTGGTTAAAAAATTGTGTACCTACAAAGTTCATATGGTAGGTGAACCTAATAAAatagccagtgagtgtatatctagAGCTGCAAAAGGTGTATAAGCATGTGTATttgtggaataaataaataattggtaACTTGATATGATGTGCATGTAAGCATCTCTGTGATAAGGAGGatatttttcttgttatttattATGAAGGACACTTTGCTTTCAGGTTTGCTGAGCAGCACAACTTTACAAAGCCCAACGATGACAGAGCTTTAGGCCTGATGGCCCGCAGCGCACGCTCCGTCATGGAGGATCTGGAGGACATTGTTATAGCTTATGGGCAGAGCGATGAGTTCAGCTTTGTGTTTAAGAGATCAACCAACTGGTTCAAAAGAAGAGGAAGGTAAACTCAAATTGTAAAATGACACAAAACTGTTCTGGACTAAGCTAGCAAAAAATTATCTTcatgtgttgatgtgtttaataaaataatatgtaattCCTGGTTAAGTGATTTCAGTCAGTATTTCAGTTCTTCATTAATATCACAAAGgcttgctgatgtggtttaggacactgTGTGACTTTAACCTAAACAAACTTCACTGTCATGCTGGCTGTTGTAACTTTTTGGGTCAGCCAACTCAGACACTTGGAATCAGTTTAATATCCCTGTTCTATTTTAATTCAGTCACCTCGTGTAAAGCGTTATTGTACTGTGAGTTATGTAAAAGATCATTTTTTAAGATGGTGTTCCTGCTATTTTGCAAAATCTCCTGTGAAGCAAGTACAGGGCATGTACTTATGGAAGATTTTGGGTGACACAGATGTCCATTACTCGTTAGCTCCATTACGTGTGCAGTGCAAATTGGAAAACTCTGCATGTACATACACCTTATTAACTTTAGCAAAaccaatatttttatttggtatATAGCAATGTTCAAACGTAGTGCAATTCATGGTGGTGTAATACCTCAGTGCTGTAACTGCAGCGTGAGCTCCTTGTTCTGATTCCTgctgcctgctgcactacacacatcagccgaGGCGAGATCTGCTGTTGGTAGAACAGTTTTTACTAGGCATATTAATTAGCATGTATGGAAAAGTcatatgtatttacattacTTTAGCTACTACTGTTTAGCCTAGTCAGTCAGATTCCAGGCAAACAAATCATGGGACTAGTCAAGCCATGGAGTTTTTATTTGCCCACTGGACTAGctaatatatttatgatttgtccacccctgcagTTAACAGTATGAGACTTTATTCTCTCTTCCATTTCCCTCAGTAAACTGATGACCCATGTGGCATCACAGTTCTCCTCCAGCTATGTGTTTTATTGGAAGGAGTATTTTGGAGAGCAGCCGCTGCTCTATCCTCCAGGCTTCGATGGCAGAGTTGTCTTATATCCAACCAACCGTAATCTAAAAGACTACTTAAGCTGGAGACAGGCTGACTGTGAgtgagattttatttttctcttaagaaaaaatatttttatgactGCAAATTCATGTTtctctgtcaaaaaaaaaaaaaaaaaatatatatatatatatatatatatatatatatatatatatatatatggtaatTAATTCTCAGATCAACAAAGCAGATGTGAAACATCTCAAGATAAAGACTTGCCTATATAGCCTTTGATTAAAATTATATTCAGTGAttcttattattaatcataattTTTCCATTTATCCTGCAGGTCACATTAACAACTTGTACAACACTGCTTTTTGGACACTGGTGCAAAAAGGTGGACTCTCCACAGCTCAAGCAGAGGAGAGGCTAAATGTATGATGTACAGCTAAGCCAGTTTGagtagtatttaatttattgctaTAAATGCACACATCTTATGAAGTCATTTGAAATTAGATATAGTATTTACCTCACATAATTGATTGTACTGTATAGAAAATGTGGTATAATGTATCAAACAAGttgataaatacattttgaattttgtatttattttagattcATCACTTGCCACACATACAtcctttaatattttctttttattgtttcagGGAACTTTGTCTGCAGATAAGAATGAAATGTTGTTTTCAGAGTTTAATATGAATTACAACAATGAATCACCTCTACACAGAAAAGGCACCACACTGATTTGGGAAAAGGTAAGTAGCAATAATAGAAAGCTTgctaatttgtaatttattactttgctttcatttaataattgtttttttttttgttttttttttacataaacacCCTACAGGTTGATGAAACGTTGACTAAAACAATCACGTTGCCagaggaaggagaaaaagaggtCACTTTTACACGGAGCAGAAGAAAAGTTACAGCTCATAACTGTGATATAATTGGAGATTTGTTCTGGGAAGAACATCCGGACATTTTAGAGGAAGACAGCTGCTGAATATAAACATGGTGAAAAGACTGGAGCTGGACTAATAAATGTTTTAGTGTTGACACAAACATAATaagattttctttatttccacaaaataaaaggtttacatatatatatagttttatatatagtttttttgtACTGCTTTTATTTGCCAGGTTAAAGAATGACTGACTCATGTGCTCTGCCTTAAGAAGGAAAACACTATTCCTAGTTATAATTAAGAAACAGTTCTATTGTTCCTTCTCAGAAGGAAGTCACGGGTAAGTCATGTTCCATCAGAGTACAATCAGTA
Proteins encoded:
- the thg1l gene encoding probable tRNA(His) guanylyltransferase isoform X2 — protein: MGRAMSSALCLRDQPTGSKEEEGFDGRVVLYPTNRNLKDYLSWRQADCHINNLYNTAFWTLVQKGGLSTAQAEERLNGTLSADKNEMLFSEFNMNYNNESPLHRKGTTLIWEKVDETLTKTITLPEEGEKEVTFTRSRRKVTAHNCDIIGDLFWEEHPDILEEDSC
- the thg1l gene encoding probable tRNA(His) guanylyltransferase isoform X1, translated to MLSQVSALFGNLAKRSSGPLARFCTSCVMAKSKFEYVRSFETDDTCLRNCYIVVRLDGRNFHKFAEQHNFTKPNDDRALGLMARSARSVMEDLEDIVIAYGQSDEFSFVFKRSTNWFKRRGSKLMTHVASQFSSSYVFYWKEYFGEQPLLYPPGFDGRVVLYPTNRNLKDYLSWRQADCHINNLYNTAFWTLVQKGGLSTAQAEERLNGTLSADKNEMLFSEFNMNYNNESPLHRKGTTLIWEKVDETLTKTITLPEEGEKEVTFTRSRRKVTAHNCDIIGDLFWEEHPDILEEDSC